A window from Flavobacterium gyeonganense encodes these proteins:
- a CDS encoding adenylyltransferase/cytidyltransferase family protein gives MKIGITFSAFDLLHAGHITMLEEAKRQCDYLICALQTDPTLDRPEKNRPTQTVVERYIQLKGCKFVDEIVPYATEQDLEDILRSFKIDVRILGDEYREKNFTGREYCESKGIELYFNTRDHRFSSSGLRKVVAEKEALKVI, from the coding sequence ATGAAAATAGGAATTACTTTTAGCGCCTTTGATTTGCTTCATGCAGGGCATATTACAATGCTTGAAGAGGCTAAGCGTCAATGTGATTATTTGATTTGTGCCTTACAAACAGATCCAACATTAGATCGTCCTGAAAAAAACAGACCTACACAAACAGTTGTAGAACGATACATTCAATTAAAAGGATGTAAGTTCGTAGATGAAATCGTTCCTTATGCAACAGAACAGGATTTAGAAGATATTTTGAGATCTTTTAAAATTGACGTACGAATTTTAGGAGATGAATACCGGGAAAAAAACTTTACCGGTCGTGAATATTGTGAATCTAAGGGAATTGAATTGTATTTTAATACCCGGGATCATCGTTTTTCAAGCAGTGGGTTACGAAAAGTAGTAGCAGAAAAAGAAGCATTAAAGGTAATTTAA
- the gmd gene encoding GDP-mannose 4,6-dehydratase, whose amino-acid sequence MSTQKVALITGITGQDGSYLAELLLGKGYQVHGVKRRASSFNTQRIDHIYQDQHESHVDFKLHYGDLTDSTNIIRIIQEVQPDEIYNLGAMSHVKVSFDSPEYVANVDGIGTLRILEAVRILGLCEKTRIYQASTSELYGGMAENKNDKGFYDENSPFYPRSPYGAAKIYGFWITKNYREAYNMFACNGILFNHESPRRGETFVTRKITMATAAIAKGKQDCLYLGNLNSQRDWGHAKDYVEAMWRILQQDTPEDYVIATGVTTYIRDFVIMAFAEIGVTLTFEGENENEVAKVASCNNPLYQLEIGKVVVRVDPEYYRPTEVDLLIGDPTKSKTKLGWKPQYDLAALVKEMVASDLKLF is encoded by the coding sequence ATGAGTACACAAAAAGTAGCCCTTATAACAGGAATCACAGGTCAGGACGGATCTTATTTAGCAGAATTATTATTAGGAAAAGGATATCAGGTACACGGAGTGAAAAGACGTGCATCTTCTTTTAATACACAGCGAATTGATCATATTTATCAGGATCAGCATGAATCACATGTAGATTTTAAGTTGCATTATGGTGACTTGACAGATTCAACCAATATTATTAGAATAATTCAGGAAGTGCAGCCTGATGAAATATATAATTTAGGGGCTATGTCTCATGTAAAAGTTTCTTTTGATTCTCCAGAATATGTTGCGAATGTGGACGGTATAGGTACCTTAAGAATATTAGAAGCAGTAAGAATCCTGGGATTATGTGAAAAAACCAGAATCTATCAGGCTTCTACTTCCGAGCTTTATGGCGGTATGGCAGAAAATAAAAATGACAAAGGCTTCTATGATGAAAATTCACCTTTTTATCCTCGTTCTCCATATGGAGCAGCTAAAATTTACGGTTTCTGGATAACAAAAAATTACCGTGAAGCTTATAATATGTTTGCCTGTAATGGTATTTTGTTCAATCACGAGTCTCCAAGACGTGGTGAAACTTTTGTAACCCGAAAAATTACGATGGCGACAGCAGCTATTGCAAAAGGAAAACAGGATTGTCTTTATCTAGGAAACCTAAATTCACAAAGGGACTGGGGACATGCAAAGGATTATGTTGAAGCAATGTGGAGAATTTTACAACAAGATACACCGGAAGATTATGTAATCGCAACAGGAGTTACAACCTATATTAGAGATTTTGTAATCATGGCTTTTGCAGAGATAGGAGTAACGTTAACTTTTGAGGGAGAAAACGAAAATGAAGTGGCTAAAGTAGCATCTTGTAATAATCCACTTTATCAGTTGGAAATAGGTAAGGTGGTAGTCCGTGTAGATCCGGAATATTACCGACCTACAGAAGTAGATTTGTTAATTGGGGATCCTACTAAATCTAAGACAAAACTAGGGTGGAAACCTCAATATGATTTGGCTGCTTTGGTGAAAGAAATGGTGGCAAGCGATTTGAAGTTGTTTTAA
- a CDS encoding CARDB domain-containing protein, whose translation MKIKLFLVFISLFFATLTFGQNSLKLVNAAAGPGDKSKIVIDLANSAEVVGAEFTLTVPQGLLVSEKESKIIESRKGDHAIYVNIEKNNPRNYHFIILSLTGESFKGNSGALLEIPIEIPLNYIEGQTHNLGLSSVVLSSKNAVDIGSNHTNGILTIATAQFPDLTISNITSNDTKITPEGKITVAWSVDNIGEKIASGGWIEQVSIVSDATGLEYNLGKVSYNEDLDKKKSVSRNATFTLPKVLGIDGNVKVRINLIANTSVKEPESLKANNKITAANAIVLEKVLFLTLDKKSIAENSTEVIRATLTQSGDRSTDKNYDIVASQLGQLGFDAAVKIAKDQSSVVFYIKPTDNTVTDGNRTIKLTLSGNDYTPVSDDIEIIDNEFSVITLTPSKVSATDGDVITVTLESDFAKSTDAKFTISADQNSRWIVPTEIVLPAGSKTVSFDITVKNNKIPEATVTGKLTLRAEGFQAGNTEVVLKSSNIPIFELEISPTTISKADGVYATYATIKRVDKSDIATNIRLKPSIVNALILPEVIDFPANVNQKKFNIGAINNGIVDGTKTVNVTAEVYIASCDCTVPAGSNGSTISKNITILDSNGPTLILKANPSTVKAGAENVAKITVARNTVDTSKAILVQLSSDSPTIVTMPATVTIPVGSESVEVWISTKIDVTKTGDQTVRLAAEADSFASGFSWILVTDQNKPDAIISTVNTVTETGGGENIEIDVTVTNQGFASFTKGSKVEFFLSKDKQVKNGILLSSIDVINDIESGKNIELKQLVKLPQQAGNYFIIATVNRDQKLNELSLTNNETFASIKLHASYSATAVVTKTVYKSAETVHITGSAKMLNNSVAANKEIEITIANGTFVRSFIVKTNTSGNFAYDFEPLEAESGHYALSAGYPGTVNPTQAEFDIIGFEWMNKPTDFLKWDVVTQTPYKGEFRLKNNSKTALTNIKIALPADAGFTIQTDPLTLSAGQESVLSYTILTDKASAEQKYYNINFTISSDEGAKLAGLAFYHCKAQSAKLIANPVSINTTMIKGTSRYYELSVSNSGGVNAENVKIELPKLDWMKLKSPSVIEKIAPNEVVKIILELAPTDKQQLNVPLFGSLALNPSNGGGISIPFKIEPVSESTGSLLIDVVDEYTYNTEKAPHLKGAKVVVRHPFSGVILAEGITDDNGIFQTPQIPEGYYTVTVTADKHDTYQNNLLIDPGKVTTQKVFISYQAVSYEWVVKPTEIEDQYQSDLVVKFETNVPKPVIVIDIDNPVLDLNVGESRMSYVTVTNHGLIALSNVKVNIDSQGDFNFKLMIEKFDVLNPKTSIIIPVLITRPVSSSKSASANQTCSYNLITKGTYVCETEQDIAAFKPYYVLTCSTPSAPTTGGGSPNFNGGGFGPLIPIGNAFGNIITALPTVCDNPCITSVIGMVFGCVPVPALNVAGCLLGLATVNGDGVNQAIALGGCIPGPPGCIFGMVSVLKTCIYDVVSSGKSANNSFLDTMYNDFYIMDNAQNALTNRLKAYLGNDRILQSTYFHAFMKEVSISLDAQKDFTVADVARIKANLSGSDITNQEIDNFCSRWNKTVEAWNKGIKIPNVQYPDIINKNDIEEYDRTRKILIDHYQKRGFVSAEEMYNKDMADIKEYTDEAASKSSVCATVTVKFSQKVTMTREAFEGTLTMNNGSSGNTIKDINLDLLIRDEAGNDMTHLFQINKDAFLSGTGLVGPQSSKAGTVIFIPTKEAAPTVSKSYSFGGTLSYTDPGTGDKVTVQLFPVTLEVNPSPDLVMHYFMQRDILGDDPLTDKVEPIVPAEMALLIKNEGYGIAKNVQVESVQPEIIENKKGLLIDFEIVGSNFNNEPKQLGLLNVDFGNIEPQKNALGQWWFTSSLLGHFVEYDLQIKHLSSYGNKNLSLIKASYVHELIKSVKAYQAGHDNVGDFLVNDIADTKDTPDAIYYSNGDSDEVYKVNTGTVSNVISPSQLTTTLTVNSSKTGWNYGNLADPGSDRYKLERVVRISDNLELPLQNFWQTFITLKDGLEPKYENNLHFLDKISGLEKYTLYYTPINTNIPKVISFGNIPSTTTKALESVQVNFNKAIDPNTFTSQNITLIHQGKKLAFDDSLIGKVNDSTFVLNTKTIAIASGYYELTVQCAGIKDPEGNEGNEGKSVSWIQIIGELGIVQFKNDQTQSQSLNSVEILFNKPVKPAQFTKDKLKLNGNTLDNISIVTDDNLKYTIVGLSEYNKENGDYELTVDLPSIKAEDNTQGLIVQSHNWKVDILLPEVKSFVPQYQGAVNSQNVTEMLITLNKPLNTFDKNWVSLFKGSVNLNAIVNVTKQDDLHYAISGLGEYTQTAGGYKIVIDQSNFVDLSGNFGSGASSTNWTVKFDKPLAPINLRITPDRGISTSDNITSGNDLQIALTTVENKQNVELYVITPQSRILVSKQYQETPKEIFIPINGYSGKNTFEAITYDEFGNSSDAVRIEAYLDNVDLGAAISPLSLNNSCSETDGLAITFDSEITVSVFTKDALVVKKGGISVSNEKLTLTKISDKEFEVSGIEKLSGDHTFGIDLSKLNKKSSGLQGKGIVYKNVESSAIISAVINGDLIITEANSITTYTATQNLSGYEWNVTGGEIVEQKSNTVTIKWKDKGIQNLSLSYSTSASCSKTISIEVKVDATLSIDTPVDSKNGLIVSPVPNNGTFTLALSGNEGFFKLTIYDVNGRAVYQQDKVELSDSIKSTIHTNLKSSGMYYLIMYNSEKTYKVKFLIK comes from the coding sequence ATGAAAATTAAACTTTTTCTTGTATTTATATCTTTATTTTTTGCAACACTTACTTTTGGGCAAAACAGCCTGAAATTGGTAAACGCAGCTGCCGGACCAGGAGATAAATCAAAAATCGTAATTGACCTCGCAAATTCAGCTGAAGTTGTTGGAGCCGAATTTACACTGACCGTTCCGCAAGGATTACTGGTTTCTGAAAAAGAAAGCAAAATCATCGAAAGCAGAAAAGGCGATCACGCCATTTATGTTAATATAGAGAAGAATAATCCGCGAAATTATCACTTTATCATTCTTTCGCTGACAGGCGAGTCTTTTAAAGGAAACAGTGGTGCCTTATTAGAAATACCTATTGAGATTCCATTAAATTATATAGAAGGGCAAACCCATAATCTGGGTCTTTCGAGTGTTGTTTTGAGTTCTAAAAATGCGGTTGATATTGGTTCAAATCATACCAACGGAATACTAACAATTGCAACAGCGCAATTTCCGGATTTAACGATTTCAAACATAACGTCAAACGATACAAAAATTACTCCCGAAGGAAAAATTACGGTTGCGTGGAGCGTTGATAATATTGGAGAAAAAATTGCCTCTGGCGGATGGATAGAACAAGTAAGCATAGTATCTGATGCTACAGGTTTAGAATATAATCTGGGAAAGGTTTCGTACAATGAGGATTTAGACAAAAAGAAATCCGTAAGCAGAAATGCAACTTTTACTCTGCCTAAAGTTTTAGGAATTGATGGAAATGTAAAAGTCAGAATCAATCTTATTGCCAATACTTCGGTAAAAGAACCAGAAAGTTTAAAAGCAAATAACAAGATTACGGCGGCTAATGCTATTGTATTGGAAAAAGTACTTTTTTTGACGTTGGACAAGAAAAGTATTGCAGAAAATTCTACAGAAGTTATCCGTGCAACCTTAACCCAGAGCGGCGACAGAAGCACGGATAAAAATTATGATATTGTAGCATCTCAATTGGGTCAATTGGGATTTGATGCAGCGGTAAAAATTGCAAAAGATCAATCATCAGTTGTCTTTTACATTAAACCAACAGACAATACGGTAACCGACGGAAACAGAACTATAAAATTAACGCTGTCAGGAAATGATTATACACCAGTTTCTGATGATATCGAAATTATTGATAATGAATTTTCGGTAATAACGTTAACGCCTTCTAAAGTTTCAGCAACAGATGGTGATGTTATTACGGTCACATTGGAAAGTGATTTTGCAAAAAGTACTGATGCAAAATTTACGATTTCGGCAGATCAGAATTCACGTTGGATTGTTCCGACGGAAATTGTACTTCCTGCGGGAAGCAAAACAGTTTCTTTCGATATAACTGTAAAAAATAATAAAATTCCTGAAGCCACGGTAACTGGAAAATTGACTTTGAGAGCTGAAGGTTTTCAGGCAGGAAATACAGAAGTTGTCTTAAAAAGTTCAAATATTCCGATTTTTGAATTGGAAATAAGTCCAACAACAATATCTAAAGCCGATGGCGTTTATGCGACTTATGCGACAATAAAACGTGTAGATAAATCGGATATTGCGACCAATATTCGTTTAAAACCAAGTATTGTAAACGCCTTGATTTTGCCTGAGGTTATTGATTTTCCTGCCAATGTAAATCAGAAAAAATTTAATATCGGTGCGATAAATAATGGAATTGTAGACGGCACAAAAACAGTAAACGTTACCGCTGAGGTGTATATTGCATCGTGTGATTGTACTGTTCCAGCTGGAAGCAACGGAAGTACAATCAGCAAAAATATCACTATTCTTGACAGTAATGGGCCAACTTTAATCCTGAAAGCAAATCCTTCAACGGTAAAAGCAGGGGCAGAGAATGTGGCCAAAATTACAGTTGCCAGAAATACTGTCGACACATCAAAAGCGATTTTGGTACAACTGTCGAGCGATTCACCAACGATTGTGACGATGCCTGCAACGGTAACAATTCCGGTTGGGAGTGAAAGTGTAGAAGTTTGGATAAGCACTAAAATAGATGTTACAAAAACAGGAGATCAAACAGTGCGTTTAGCAGCCGAAGCCGACAGTTTTGCATCTGGTTTTTCGTGGATATTAGTTACAGATCAAAATAAGCCTGACGCTATCATTAGTACCGTAAATACGGTAACTGAAACGGGCGGAGGTGAAAATATCGAAATCGATGTGACGGTAACCAATCAGGGATTTGCTTCTTTTACCAAAGGATCAAAGGTTGAATTCTTTCTTTCGAAAGACAAACAAGTTAAAAACGGAATTCTTTTATCCAGTATTGATGTTATCAATGATATTGAATCAGGAAAAAATATCGAATTAAAACAATTAGTTAAACTGCCGCAGCAGGCGGGTAATTATTTTATAATTGCAACGGTTAACCGCGATCAGAAACTAAACGAATTATCCCTTACCAACAACGAAACTTTTGCTTCGATTAAACTGCACGCCAGTTATTCTGCAACTGCAGTGGTAACAAAAACAGTGTATAAATCGGCAGAAACCGTTCACATTACCGGATCGGCAAAAATGCTGAACAATTCGGTTGCAGCAAATAAAGAAATAGAAATCACAATTGCAAACGGAACTTTTGTTCGCTCGTTCATCGTAAAAACAAATACATCAGGAAATTTTGCTTACGATTTTGAACCCTTAGAAGCAGAAAGCGGACATTATGCTTTGAGTGCAGGATATCCGGGGACTGTTAATCCAACTCAGGCAGAATTTGATATTATTGGTTTTGAATGGATGAATAAGCCAACAGATTTTTTAAAGTGGGATGTTGTTACACAAACGCCTTATAAAGGAGAATTCAGATTAAAGAATAATAGTAAAACGGCTTTAACCAATATAAAAATTGCACTTCCTGCAGATGCAGGATTTACAATTCAAACCGATCCTTTAACCTTATCTGCTGGACAGGAAAGTGTTTTGTCATATACTATTTTAACTGATAAAGCTTCGGCAGAACAAAAATATTACAACATCAATTTTACAATTTCATCAGATGAAGGAGCAAAACTAGCCGGACTGGCTTTTTATCATTGTAAGGCGCAATCGGCAAAATTAATTGCAAATCCGGTGAGCATTAATACCACGATGATTAAAGGAACTTCTCGTTATTATGAACTTTCTGTTTCAAATTCGGGAGGTGTAAATGCAGAAAATGTTAAGATTGAATTGCCAAAACTAGACTGGATGAAATTAAAAAGTCCATCGGTTATTGAAAAGATTGCACCAAATGAAGTTGTCAAAATAATACTTGAATTAGCTCCAACAGACAAACAGCAATTAAATGTCCCCTTATTCGGAAGTTTAGCACTAAATCCTTCAAACGGGGGCGGAATTAGTATTCCGTTTAAAATAGAACCTGTTTCTGAATCTACTGGTTCTTTATTGATTGATGTGGTTGATGAATATACGTATAATACCGAAAAGGCACCACATTTAAAGGGCGCAAAAGTAGTGGTTCGCCATCCTTTTTCGGGGGTTATTTTAGCAGAAGGAATTACAGATGATAACGGGATTTTCCAGACTCCGCAAATACCAGAAGGGTATTATACCGTAACGGTAACGGCAGATAAACACGACACCTACCAAAATAATTTACTGATAGATCCGGGAAAAGTTACAACACAAAAAGTATTTATTTCGTACCAGGCTGTAAGTTACGAATGGGTGGTTAAACCAACAGAAATTGAAGATCAGTACCAGTCAGATTTGGTGGTAAAATTTGAAACAAACGTACCAAAACCTGTTATTGTAATTGATATTGATAATCCGGTTTTAGATCTAAATGTCGGCGAAAGCAGAATGAGTTATGTTACAGTGACCAACCACGGATTAATCGCTTTATCAAATGTTAAGGTTAATATAGACAGTCAGGGAGATTTCAACTTTAAACTAATGATTGAAAAATTTGATGTTTTAAACCCTAAAACCTCAATTATTATTCCCGTGCTTATTACAAGACCAGTATCGAGTTCGAAAAGTGCCAGTGCCAATCAAACCTGTAGTTATAATTTAATTACAAAAGGAACTTATGTTTGCGAAACAGAGCAGGACATTGCGGCATTCAAACCGTATTATGTATTGACCTGTTCTACTCCAAGCGCACCTACAACCGGAGGCGGAAGTCCTAATTTTAATGGTGGCGGATTTGGGCCTTTAATTCCAATTGGGAATGCTTTTGGCAACATCATCACTGCACTTCCTACAGTGTGTGATAATCCTTGTATTACGTCAGTAATAGGAATGGTGTTTGGTTGTGTACCTGTTCCGGCTTTAAACGTTGCCGGATGTCTTTTAGGGCTTGCAACCGTAAACGGAGACGGAGTAAACCAGGCAATTGCGCTTGGCGGATGTATTCCGGGACCTCCGGGCTGTATTTTTGGTATGGTATCAGTACTTAAAACCTGTATCTATGATGTGGTTTCATCAGGTAAATCAGCTAATAACAGCTTTTTAGATACGATGTACAATGATTTTTATATCATGGACAATGCGCAAAATGCATTAACAAACAGATTAAAGGCATATCTGGGCAACGACAGAATATTACAAAGCACCTATTTTCATGCTTTTATGAAAGAAGTTTCGATTAGTCTTGATGCTCAAAAAGACTTTACAGTTGCAGATGTTGCCAGAATAAAAGCGAATCTCTCAGGCAGTGATATTACCAATCAGGAAATAGATAATTTCTGCAGCAGATGGAATAAAACAGTTGAAGCATGGAATAAAGGCATCAAAATTCCTAATGTGCAATATCCAGACATCATCAATAAAAACGATATTGAAGAATACGACAGGACAAGAAAAATTTTAATCGATCACTATCAAAAAAGAGGTTTTGTTTCTGCAGAAGAAATGTACAATAAAGATATGGCTGATATCAAAGAATATACAGATGAAGCCGCTTCTAAATCATCAGTCTGTGCAACAGTAACGGTTAAATTTTCTCAGAAAGTAACGATGACGCGAGAAGCTTTTGAAGGAACTTTAACGATGAATAACGGCAGCAGTGGCAACACAATCAAAGACATTAATTTAGACTTATTGATCAGAGACGAGGCCGGAAATGATATGACGCATTTGTTCCAAATCAATAAAGATGCTTTCCTGAGCGGAACCGGACTTGTTGGTCCTCAAAGCAGTAAGGCAGGAACGGTAATTTTTATTCCAACCAAAGAAGCAGCACCAACTGTGTCAAAATCGTATTCTTTTGGCGGAACATTATCCTATACAGATCCAGGTACTGGTGATAAAGTAACGGTTCAATTATTTCCTGTAACACTTGAAGTAAATCCGAGTCCGGACTTAGTAATGCATTATTTCATGCAGCGTGATATTTTGGGAGACGATCCTTTAACGGATAAGGTCGAGCCAATTGTTCCAGCAGAAATGGCTTTATTGATTAAAAACGAAGGTTACGGAATTGCTAAAAATGTTCAGGTAGAATCTGTTCAGCCGGAAATTATAGAAAATAAAAAAGGGCTTTTAATAGATTTTGAAATTGTTGGAAGTAACTTCAACAATGAACCAAAGCAATTAGGTTTATTGAATGTTGATTTTGGAAACATTGAGCCTCAGAAAAATGCTTTGGGACAATGGTGGTTTACAAGTTCACTGTTAGGCCATTTCGTTGAATACGATCTTCAAATCAAACATTTAAGCAGTTACGGAAATAAAAACCTAAGCCTGATTAAAGCGTCGTATGTTCACGAATTAATCAAGAGCGTAAAAGCGTATCAGGCAGGACATGACAACGTTGGTGATTTCTTAGTAAATGATATTGCCGATACAAAAGATACACCGGATGCTATTTATTATTCAAATGGTGACAGCGATGAAGTGTATAAAGTAAACACTGGAACGGTCTCTAACGTAATTTCACCAAGTCAGTTAACGACGACTTTAACTGTGAATTCGTCTAAAACAGGATGGAATTACGGTAATTTGGCAGATCCGGGATCTGATCGATACAAACTGGAAAGAGTAGTCAGAATAAGTGATAATCTTGAATTGCCGCTTCAGAATTTCTGGCAGACATTTATAACGTTAAAAGATGGATTAGAACCCAAATATGAGAATAATCTTCACTTTCTTGATAAAATATCAGGATTAGAGAAATACACACTATACTATACGCCGATAAATACAAATATTCCAAAAGTAATTTCGTTTGGAAATATTCCTTCGACCACAACAAAAGCACTGGAATCTGTTCAGGTAAACTTTAATAAAGCGATTGATCCGAATACGTTTACATCGCAAAATATCACTTTAATTCATCAGGGTAAAAAACTGGCTTTTGATGATAGTCTAATAGGAAAAGTAAACGACTCTACTTTTGTTTTAAATACCAAAACTATTGCAATTGCCTCAGGTTATTATGAATTAACCGTGCAATGCGCAGGTATAAAAGATCCTGAAGGAAATGAAGGAAATGAAGGGAAAAGTGTTTCGTGGATTCAGATAATTGGCGAACTGGGAATTGTCCAGTTTAAGAACGATCAAACACAATCACAGTCTTTAAATAGTGTTGAAATTCTGTTTAATAAACCAGTTAAACCAGCACAGTTTACAAAAGACAAATTGAAATTAAACGGAAATACACTCGATAATATTTCGATTGTAACGGATGATAATCTGAAATATACTATTGTTGGATTAAGCGAATATAACAAAGAAAACGGTGATTATGAATTGACAGTGGATTTGCCTTCGATAAAAGCAGAAGACAATACACAGGGATTAATCGTACAGTCTCATAATTGGAAAGTAGATATCCTGCTCCCGGAAGTGAAAAGTTTTGTACCACAATATCAGGGTGCTGTTAACAGTCAAAACGTTACAGAAATGTTGATTACTTTAAACAAACCATTAAATACTTTTGATAAAAACTGGGTGAGTTTATTTAAAGGAAGTGTCAATTTGAATGCCATTGTTAATGTAACAAAACAAGACGATTTGCATTATGCAATCTCTGGTTTGGGAGAATACACACAAACTGCAGGAGGTTATAAAATTGTAATTGATCAGTCTAATTTTGTGGATCTTTCCGGGAATTTTGGAAGCGGGGCTTCAAGCACAAACTGGACTGTAAAATTTGACAAACCGCTCGCTCCGATTAACCTTCGCATAACGCCAGATAGAGGAATTTCAACATCAGATAATATAACATCGGGCAACGATTTGCAAATTGCGCTTACCACAGTTGAAAACAAACAAAATGTAGAATTGTATGTCATAACTCCGCAAAGCAGAATTTTAGTAAGCAAACAATATCAGGAAACACCGAAAGAAATCTTTATTCCGATAAATGGATATAGTGGTAAAAATACTTTTGAAGCTATTACTTATGACGAATTTGGCAACTCAAGCGACGCAGTTCGGATAGAAGCATATCTGGATAATGTTGATCTTGGTGCTGCAATTTCTCCTTTAAGTTTAAATAATAGTTGTTCAGAAACCGATGGGTTAGCAATAACATTCGATAGTGAAATTACAGTTTCGGTATTTACAAAAGATGCTTTAGTAGTTAAGAAAGGAGGAATTTCTGTTTCAAATGAAAAACTGACTCTGACTAAAATTTCTGATAAGGAATTTGAAGTTAGTGGAATCGAAAAACTAAGCGGAGATCATACGTTCGGAATTGATTTGTCAAAACTGAACAAAAAATCGAGTGGTTTGCAAGGAAAAGGAATCGTTTACAAAAATGTAGAATCCTCTGCTATAATTTCTGCAGTGATAAACGGAGACCTTATTATTACCGAAGCAAATTCAATTACAACCTATACGGCAACACAAAATCTGTCAGGATATGAGTGGAATGTAACAGGCGGTGAAATTGTAGAGCAAAAAAGTAATACCGTAACCATTAAATGGAAAGACAAAGGAATCCAAAATCTGTCACTTTCATATTCAACATCAGCATCTTGCAGCAAAACGATTTCTATAGAAGTAAAAGTTGATGCAACGTTGTCAATTGATACTCCTGTTGATAGCAAAAACGGTTTGATTGTGTCCCCGGTTCCAAACAATGGAACCTTTACGCTGGCGTTGTCAGGTAACGAAGGGTTTTTTAAATTAACAATATATGATGTAAATGGGCGTGCTGTTTACCAGCAGGATAAAGTAGAACTTTCGGATAGCATAAAAAGTACTATTCATACAAATTTAAAGTCATCGGGAATGTATTATCTCATCATGTACAACAGTGAGAAAACGTACAAAGTTAAATTCCTCATTAAATAG
- a CDS encoding GDP-L-fucose synthase family protein, whose amino-acid sequence MKSNTKIYIAGHKGMVGSAIWRILADKGFTNLIGVSSKDLDLRNQQAVRDFFAKEKPEVIIDAAARVGGILANNDYPYQFIMENMQIQNNLIDSALQNNVEKFIFLGSSCIYPKLAPQPLKEDYLLTDTLEPTNEWYAIAKITGVKACQAIRNQFGKDYVSLMPTNLYGTHDNFDLNTSHVLPAMIRKFHEAKENNHAPVTLWGSGTPMREFLFVDDMAQAVVFALENKLPDYLYNVGTGEDLTIKHLAETIQKITGHTGEIKWDSTKPDGTPRKLMDVSKMHHLGWKHKINLEEGIQKTYNWFLGNKDAFKQVKM is encoded by the coding sequence ATGAAAAGTAATACAAAAATTTATATTGCAGGCCATAAAGGAATGGTAGGAAGTGCAATTTGGAGAATTCTTGCTGATAAAGGATTTACAAATCTGATAGGGGTTTCGAGTAAAGACCTTGATCTTCGCAATCAACAAGCTGTTCGTGATTTTTTTGCTAAAGAAAAACCCGAAGTAATTATTGATGCAGCAGCAAGAGTTGGTGGAATACTAGCCAACAATGATTATCCTTACCAGTTCATTATGGAGAATATGCAAATCCAGAATAATCTGATCGATTCAGCTTTACAAAATAATGTTGAAAAATTTATTTTTTTAGGAAGTTCATGCATTTATCCAAAATTAGCACCACAGCCTTTAAAAGAAGATTATCTTTTGACGGATACTTTAGAGCCAACGAATGAATGGTATGCAATTGCTAAAATAACGGGTGTAAAAGCCTGTCAGGCAATTAGAAATCAATTTGGAAAAGATTATGTGAGTTTAATGCCAACCAATTTATATGGTACACACGATAATTTTGATTTAAATACCTCTCATGTTTTGCCGGCAATGATTCGTAAGTTTCATGAAGCTAAAGAAAATAATCATGCCCCTGTAACACTTTGGGGCAGCGGTACTCCAATGCGTGAGTTTTTATTCGTGGATGATATGGCTCAGGCAGTTGTTTTTGCTTTAGAAAACAAATTACCGGATTATTTATATAATGTTGGTACAGGTGAAGATTTAACCATTAAGCATTTGGCAGAAACCATTCAAAAGATTACAGGCCATACAGGAGAAATTAAATGGGATTCAACAAAACCAGATGGAACTCCTAGAAAACTAATGGATGTTTCAAAAATGCATCATTTAGGATGGAAGCATAAAATAAATTTAGAAGAAGGAATCCAAAAGACGTATAATTGGTTTTTGGGAAATAAAGACGCTTTTAAGCAAGTAAAAATGTAG